TCGAAATGTTCTCGAAAGTCGTCAAAATATTCATGATTTATTAATTCTGAACAAGATAATCGATCTGAAGGTTCCATAACAAGGCAAGCCTAAAACAATAGTAATTGGTCATGCTTTAGACACGTTGAATTTTACTTCATCAAAACTATCAAAAAACCcttttgaaatatcaaaattaacaaaattttagcaggtaaattttgcataaaaattaatttcttttaccTTCATAAATTTTAACGCTTTATCTGAACTCGTTGAAAATAAATAGTCCAAAGGttcctataaaaaaaataaatcgatATAATCCAGCAGAAAACACTACATCATTTCTTTTCTGAAAGTTtccttatacaaaaaaattaaaaacgtgATCACACTCACCAGCTTTATGCATTCAGGTATGTTAATTCCTCTAAAAAATTGATTGCTTCTAAATATATCGACATGACGAGGGATAAGATCGCCTGTAACGAAAAGTTAAACATAAGACATGTTTTAAATCCCTGGAGACTGGATTGGAATTATTCCTTCAATGCTTTAAATAGGGATAATCGGGATTGGCTGGACGGTCTGGTTCCACcaaccaaaaaaaacaacaacaatactactttaatttgattggttaatctGCTTATACCATTCGTCACTTTCTTTTTTAACCtcggaaaaaagttaaaaaaatcttaaatttggGAGCAGAACAGGGGAGCTTATCAGCCGGTCAAAATTAGTTCTGTgagttttttcaaagtaaaaatgTAGATTTACACGGACGAAAAACACAACGAATAAAGAAACATACCTAATGATTTTTTGATCAGATACAACTGGTCAACATCTGACCTACCAGGCCACAAAGCCTGACCAGAGAGTAACTCCGCGAATACACAACCAATCGCCCACACATCCACAGGTGGGCCATATTGTGTATCACCCACCAATAATTCGGGTGCTCTATACCATCTCGTCGCTACGTAATCAGTGTACTCGTCACCAGCCCCcgctaaaaagaaaaattttgtatatagattttgtaaaaaaattaaacatctttatgaaaattaaaatctttaatAAAATTCTCTGccgatattttccttttttggccatttttttaattcagttTTTAATGTTCTTTTGCTATAGCttttattgaaagaaaaaagcttgaaaattcaAAAACTTGTGGTCTTTTTTGATCTGAAATTTAGTTGGCAAAAAATGACTATATTATTTATGTATATGTATGTGACTAATTTCTTTCCGACACTTTATTTTTGCCAGATGAAACTTATCATGTGAATAAATTTTAGGCTTCCATTTCATACTACAAATAAATTTGATACTCAATTTGATGAAGGGATTATCTTACTAAGTAGTCTAGCAAAACCAAAATCACACAGTTTTACCACACCCTCTTTCGTGACGAGTATATTCTCTGGTTTCACGTCTCTATGGATAcactaaaacaaataaaaatacagagATAAAAGCTACGCAAAGTATATGcaagaaattaataaaataataaaattatttccatGAATTTCCATTGATTATCAGAAATAAATTATTGATGGGGTTTAAAGTAATGCTCTTAAAACTAACCGCACCTACGCATATGGCATTCAAATTATTTAATTCAAAACTATAAGTTGATAAACAAATATGAGATGAAATATTCATAACTTCAACCTCCACgtttaaaacttattttaagtAACACTGATACTTCGTAGTGTGAAAAAATATCGTAAACAAAATACTTtaggcaatttttttttgacatgcaCCTGCAATGTtcaaactaaaagaaaaaacagataataatatatactaaaataaaaaataaataagcaaaaCAAAAGAGCTTACGTTATGATGATGACAAAAATCTACAGCTCTTAAaacttgaaatataattttcttgATGGTCTGTTCAGATACtctaaattagaaaaaatatagTGATCAAAAGAAGCAcattgtaaaatgttttttccccTAGTAAGTTAGAACACACCCTTGCATAGATCACTAAATACAGACATGTTATGCCAAGTAAAAGACATGCAAATAGATACTAAGCATATCAAAATTTGTTTAGAGGCCTTTTTCGCCAAACTTTGCCTAACGAAACTTTCAGCCACTATACCAATAAAATTATTcctcttaaaaaaataaactaacaTTAAGCAAAGTAAAAACAATTACCCATTTGGATGTGCTTCCAATTCATTTAGTACTGTGTGGTCACAGTATTCAAACACCAAATGTAACTTGCGCTTTCTTCGAAAAACCTCTAGTAAATTCACTAGGTTGGCATGTTTCAATTGCTGCAAAATAAATTCACAGGTCAAATCagacaacatttttttgaaaagtttcaTAAAATTAGATAATAGTTATACCACAAAAATAGCTACaacaatatataaacaaaattggTTACCTTTAACATTCTAATTTCTCTCATTGCAATTTTTCGAATCAAGGGGTCATCTTCGCTTTCAACAAATTTCTTAATAGCAACGACACTCCCGTTTTCACGATTTCTACATTTAAAGACAACGCCATAGGAACCTTCACCGATTTTTGCAATCTTTTCGTATTTCTCCATACTCCTCTTACTATGCTTAGCAGGCTTCTGTTCATGCATCTGGATTAGTGTTAGCAAAAAAGCTTGATGTAACCGTACATAATCACATCTAAAAAAACAcatgacaaaataaaaatggaaaatccAATAAATAAAGAATATCTAAATTCATAGGGCATAGTAATTCCAGTTGGTATTTCTTTAGGATTGAGCAAGTAATTTGGAATTCATCTCTTTTATTAGTATTCATTAGTATACACAAACACTTGTACACACCTTGTCAGTTTGATCGCATTCACTCTGATGGAATATTTTATATCTTACTtcataattctttttaattttgaagggtaattttcagaaagagaaacttcttttaatttaaCTCAATTCAATTGTACTTTaataattgaaattaaaaatttaaagttaatTTAACACACGACTGGTTGTGTACTTCAAAGCATAGTCAAAGTCAAACCAGATTATTAAGTTGTTGCGTGTTTGTACCAGATGTTGATCATAATAtgatgcaaatttttttttaaatcctcGTCAGGGAGTAATGAAAAACAACTCTCCATGATTTCAAATAAGCACAATCAGAAgaagcaacaacaacatttaAAAGCTGTCAATTTTATCATCAAATAAAAtgacattaaaatattttttaacagcaaaaaaaaaaaaaaaaaaaaaaaaaacattgctaaatttAAATCATGAACTTAAAATTAAGAtagtagaaaatttaaaaataaatctaacTTAGATCTTATTTAATTTAAGCAAATTTCGTATAATCATTTAAAGGTATCTAGTAGGTTGCTGACTAAATAGTTATGGACAGATGTGgaaacaaaattcaaaataacGTCTTCTTGCACTCAATCAGGAATTCTTGAGATTGCTTGTTTGCCAAATTCGTCCCGCCAaccaagaaaaattaaattcgTTTCAACGCAGTTAAAAATTGAGCAGATTTTTTGTAAGTTTACGCCTACAGGACtgttaaagtaattgaattcaGAACCTTTTCCTGTACATTAAAATAATATcctaataattaaaataaaaaacaaagagaTATTTTCTACGTAGAAAGAAATTGATTCTGCACGCAAAAGACAAAGATGCATTGAATTGTCATAGAAATTCTATATatgataaaacaaaattttagtttCTGTTTTTGTCCAAGAATGCGTCATTTGTAAAAATGCTTTATTTGGTAATAAGCTAATCAAATATATTTGGAATcagtcatgtttttttaatgatgGTTTCGCAAAACATAGAAAGTAAATTACTTCATTAAGATGGGAATTTGAGAAAGTTGTAGGAATTAATAACAAGTTCTCCCATAACATTTCTGTATATAcaatagtttttatttattaatttgaagccaatttttttgtaatctGACATTATCCAAACATTATTAccatataaaaacaatttcaacTCCTAAATTGGCTTTTAGCTATCTGTATCACATACAGGGTGCCATTTTAATAGATACtgaattttataaacaaaaacttcGTTTGCCTAGTTATAGATAAGTTGTGATTCTTTATAATATGCACACAAGTTTTGACAGATAAGAAAAGAAGGACCACATAAGAATAACTGGCTATTCTCCTTGATTTATAGATATATAGGGATAAAAGATTGGAAAGGCACTAGAAATGTACTGCCATATTTAAGGCTGAGTCTaggtaaagttttaaataacatTTCTGACTTTATTCTGAAAAGTCCCACATTTTCGTAAATTATGTTGCACACAAAAGTTGTTGTGGAGATAGATCTTTTTCTATCTCTATAATAGTTGCAAAACCTCCTGAATGACTCTGACCGACTCTGATGGAAACTGCCATTCATTCAAAGCTTCAAGTATTATTCGCAGAATACAAATATCACTATGATTTTCATCATAATTATGAAGAACTTTGAATAATTTGAGAAAATGTCTGTGTTGTACCTTTATAAACTCTCCTGTCATTagaaaaggtatatatataattttttccaCCTTGAGTTCAAATATAGGGTTCATAGCTAGTTagccaaaaatgtttaaatgtaTATAGGCAACTACTAAattgaaaaagtatttaaaggtaaaaaaatcGTCTTAACCAAGTCTGTAATAACGACCCTAGTTTTAATGAAATCAATCAGGGAAAACTGCAAATTAGACTATCATACCAAATTAGAACAGTAGCATAGCTTGCGGTACAATTTTACCATTTTGCGTCCCATCGGTTAAACCTATTTGTGACATGCAGGGGATTAGGATTTGAGTTTTTATCAATTGTTGGTGTCCAccaatgtttaatttttaaaagtacaaCACAAAGCACAAGTTATatattaacttttttcttaaaaagtggCAAAATTGTGACATTGTATGCTAGGAGATTTTTTGTCTTTTCAGTGGGAGAGCATCTCCTATTTAGCCGATTTGTTATGTTCTTTCATGATCATCTTGGCAAGCACTTAATGTTTGTGGTTTATATACTTGttggaataaaaaatatacatgtCAAAAGAGCCATAACATAGCACATACATTCTTAgc
The genomic region above belongs to Hydractinia symbiolongicarpus strain clone_291-10 chromosome 4, HSymV2.1, whole genome shotgun sequence and contains:
- the LOC130641755 gene encoding cyclin-dependent kinase-like 4, with amino-acid sequence MHEQKPAKHSKRSMEKYEKIAKIGEGSYGVVFKCRNRENGSVVAIKKFVESEDDPLIRKIAMREIRMLKQLKHANLVNLLEVFRRKRKLHLVFEYCDHTVLNELEAHPNGVSEQTIKKIIFQVLRAVDFCHHHNCIHRDVKPENILVTKEGVVKLCDFGFARLLTGAGDEYTDYVATRWYRAPELLVGDTQYGPPVDVWAIGCVFAELLSGQALWPGRSDVDQLYLIKKSLGDLIPRHVDIFRSNQFFRGINIPECIKLEPLDYLFSTSSDKALKFMKACLVMEPSDRLSCSELINHEYFDDFREHFESEMQSLLSSHKPQKHKRTGYKTRETRANKATGHGEGASVSHLPQLGPSYDYSHSSLGFEKDYRKERRKYDSHLPSIPFR